A region from the Silene latifolia isolate original U9 population chromosome 7, ASM4854445v1, whole genome shotgun sequence genome encodes:
- the LOC141592039 gene encoding NADH dehydrogenase [ubiquinone] 1 alpha subcomplex subunit 9, mitochondrial-like yields the protein MTTISRRLLSNQYLTPSPLKSLSTFTHPRYGADLHHSRFGSTLAPKGVGHLVRKGTGGRSSVSGIVATVFGATGFLGRYLVQQLAKMGSQVLVPFRGSEDSPRHLKLMGDLGQIVPMKYDPRDENSIKAVMAKANVVINLIGREFETRNYSFEEVNYHMAEQLAVIAKEHGGIMRFIQVSCLGASPTSESRMLKAKAAAEEVILRELPEATIMRPSTMIGTEDRILNIWAQFVKKYSFLPLIGDGSNKIQPVYVADVAAGIVAALKDDGSSMGKTYELGGPEAFTMHELAELMFEMIREYPHYVKIPVPIAKVMSSPREILLNKVPFPMPNPTIFNLDQIKALSGDTLVSENALTFTDLGVSPHKLRGYPVEFLSCYRKGGPSFGSTISDRVTPEAGQ from the exons ATGACGACCATTTCCCGGCGTTTACTTTCCAATCAATACCTCACCCCATCGCCTCTCAAATCTCTCTCTACCTTCACCCATCCTC GTTATGGAGCTGATCTTCATCATTCTAGGTTCGGATCTACCCTCGCTCCCAAAGGCGTTGGTCACTTGGTTCGCAAGGGTACTGGTGGGAGATCCTCTGTTAG TGGCATCGTTGCGACAGTCTTTGGAGCAACTGGATTTTTGGGACGATACCTCGTACAACAACTTG CAAAAATGGGAAGTCAAGTCTTGGTTCCTTTTCGAGGTTCCGAGGACTCTCCTCGCCACCTTAAATTAATGGGTGATCTGGGACAG ATCGTGCCAATGAAATATGATCCAAGAGATGAAAATTCAATTAAAGCTGTGATGGCAAAAGCAAATGTTGTTATCAATCTAATAG GCAGGGAATTCGAGACAAGAAACTATAGCTTTGAGGAAGTGAACTACCATATGGCTGAACAGCTTGCTGTG ATTGCTAAAGAGCATGGTGGTATTATGAGATTTATTCAAGTCTCTTGCCTTGGAGCATCTCCGACATCAGAATCCAGGATGCTTAAAGCTAAAGCTGCTGCAGAGGAAGTTATTCTACGAGAACTGCCAGAG GCAACCATAATGAGGCCTTCTACTATGATTGGTACAGAAGATCGAATCCTAAATATCTGGGCGCAATTCGTCAAGAAATATAGCTTTCTTCCTTTAATTGGGGATGGATCAAATAA AATACAACCTGTTTATGTGGCTGATGTTGCTGCTGGAATTGTGGCCGCGCTAAAAGATGATGGATCTAGCATGGGAAAAACCTATGAACTTGGAGGACCCGAAGCCTTTACAATGCACGAGTTG GCAGAACTGATGTTCGAAATGATTCGTGAATATCCTCATTATGTCAAAATTCCAGTGCCAATTGCAAAG GTGATGTCCTCACCTAGAGAGATTTTGCTCAACAAGGTTCCATTTCCGATGCCAAATCCCACAATTTTCAATCTCGATCAGATCAAAGCCCTCTCTGGGGATACTTTAGTCTCAGAAAATG CTTTGACTTTCACCGATCTTGGTGTTTCTCCCCACAAGCTCAGGGGATATCCTGTTGAGTTTCTTTCATGCTATCGCAAGGGTGGGCCGTCATTTGGGTCTACAATCAGTGATAGAGTCACTCCAGAAGCCGGCCAATGA